One window of the Podospora pseudopauciseta strain CBS 411.78 chromosome 4, whole genome shotgun sequence genome contains the following:
- the ATG13 gene encoding autophagy protein 13 (BUSCO:EOG09261V2P; COG:U; EggNog:ENOG503NVHQ) has protein sequence MHQQSRHPPRVSSPASSPQTNPTRTNNPRDRIRTGSDAAAPGSPPASSGADTPRETIKKLDQIIQNFYLKAAVLILGSRVSLGPTSRRNADGTKVVNKWFSIDTDDTDDFRHELRVYKTSGSFESPPPPLVIETYIDASSLNSSQSLVLIDDNGKRWDVLEALNPSETSDDGFGSRRPRAQNTEVVLERWAIELKDVSTNGLGDFAPTLPTLYKRAIMFFRTLFMATRVTPCWKYSQQALAKGVHPALQVKCRVSTAEPEYLTTYDPLRQPLHEGDGREAVTTYDFGDLDIPVGRFSASVTYRNDCNFRVDASESLLSSRFMVEENFFRPTIQHRSRRHGRSDSYAEPGSLPAHRLGRETPGPQQTYGSLSTFHGEGALGTSPITALRQVRPIGSDTSSPSESTSASVERPSAPHSLPIRGALTRPPLRTGEESSRRPSVSFQPFKAGSVSGSPRLADADVPPSPQSLSRPSGLSQFSRSGNRSSLTAGMAASLRGPSVPPQDVPVVSGSPKPGNRYSSSFTHRRGRLSFGGQSRGDDDQASSGKQSLSSSAQPGSGLLTEAGGIASSGSFVTDDDNISEFLKALDSHKTLKSFEVNSKGESSASKRTANQLSKYQMMRETNNVLTDSMASSMHLQRSSSTSSRQLGNVPSMANPASMSTSTSPGKPLSPHTPHTPAIPSRLSENSIIDYQAPGQVTRRAGRSSGVTVAEEDEAEDMETPVAQEGGRGTGAIDIPLSPRLYHVGNPNRRSSSVVQQHRSLAADVDSYPGQRSASVEAGADKDVPTLSTLLAYQGGAGGQSSTAAEGSSAGNKDGSESLGDVPPAAIASPFGGRGVRYPVRTNRPNSFSSARLGTSVDGPTEEPLLFELSELGPGRRSLEDGSNEREPGLRGVLRKGWS, from the exons ATGCATCAACAATCCCGTCACCCGCCCCGGGTGTCCTCCCCCGCATCTTCTCCCCAGACAAACCCCACACGTACCAACAACCCGAGGGACCGCATCCGCACCGGCTCGGACGCCGCAGCCCCGGGCAGTCCTCCGGCATCTTCTGGCGCCGATACCCCCCGGGAgaccatcaagaagctggaccaGATCATCCAG AACTTCTACCTCAAAGCCGCTGTGCTCATTCTAGGGTCTCGCGTGAGCCTTGGGCCGACTTCCCGCCGGAACGCCGATGGGACCAAGGTGGTGAACAAATGG TTTTCTATAGACACCGACGATACCGACGATTTTCGGCATGAACTTCGGGTATACAAGACGTCCGGCTCGTTCGAGAGCCCTCCGCCGCCCCTAGTCATCGAGACGTACATCGATGCCTCCAGCTTAAATAGCAGCCAGAGCCTGGTGCTCATCGATGACAACGGAAAGAGGTGGGATGTTTTGGAAGCCCTGAATCCTTCAGAAACAAGTGACGATGGATTTGGAAGCCGACGACCGCGAGCGCAGAATACCGAGGTCGTCCTGGAGCGGTGGGCGATCGAGCTCAAAGATGTATCAACAAACGGCCTTGGCGATTTTGCCCCAACATTACCGACATTATACAAGAGGGCCATCATGTTCTTTCGCACACTTTTTATGGCAACACGCGTCACGCCCTGCTGGAAGTACTCGCAACAAGCGCTCGCCAAGGGAGTCCATCCGGCACTGCAAGTCAAGTGTCGGGTGTCGACTGCAGAGCCCGAGTATCTCACCACATATGACCCATTACGACAGCCACTCCACGAGggagatgggagggaggcggtAACCACATATGATTTTGGAGATCTTGACATCCCCGTGGGCCGATTTTCCGCCTCGGTCACTTATCGAAACGATTGCAACTTTCGGGTAGACGCTTCAGAATCGTTGCTGAGCTCGCGCTtcatggtggaggagaactTCTTTAGGCCAACCATTCAGCACCGGTCACGCAGGCATGGAAGATCGGACTCGTATGCCGAGCCGGGCTCGCTCCCAGCTCACAGGCTCGGTCGTGAAACGCCGGGTCCCCAGCAGACGTATGGCAGTCTGTCCACCTTCCATGGCGAAGGGGCGCTGGGAACAAGCCCCATCACTGCACTGAGACAGGTCCGCCCTATTGGATCCGACACGAGCTCCCCATCAGAGTCTACTTCAGCCAGCGTGGAGCGGCCAAGTGCGCCACATTCGTTACCTATCCGTGGCGCTCTGACCCGACCTCCGTTGAGAACTGGGGAGGAAAGCTCTCGGAGGCCATCCGTTTCTTTCCAGCCGTTCAAAGCTGGCTCAGTTTCAGGCTCTCCCAGACTTGCGGATGCAGACGTGCCACCGTCCCCGCAATCACTATCGCGCCCGTCAGGACTCAGCCAGTTTAGTCGGTCTGGCAATCGATCATCGCTGACAGCCGGAATGGCTGCATCATTGCGGGGTCCCTCTGTACCTCCACAGGATGTACCTGTGGTGTCGGGATCGCCCAAGCCTGGGAACCGGTACAGCAGCAGCTTTACTCACCGACGAGGGCGCCTTTCATTTGGCGGGCAGAGCAGGGGCGATGACGATCAGGCCAGCAGCGGGAAGCAGAGCTTGTCATCATCCGCTCAACCTGGATCGGGCCTTCTGACCGAAGCCGGAGGTATCGCCAGCTCGGGTTCTTTTGTGACTGATGACGATAATATCTCGGAATTTCTCAAGGCCCTTGACAGCCACAAGACGCTCAAAAGCTTCGAGGTCAACAGCAAGGGCGAGTCCTCGGCCTCCAAGAGGACGGCCAACCAGCTGTCCAAGTATCAGATGATGCGGGAAACGAACAATGTCCTGACAGACTCGATGGCGTCGTCGATGCATCTGCAGCGTTCTTCCAGCACGTCAAGCCGCCAACTCGGCAACGTGCCCAGCATGGCAAACCCGGCTTCCATGTCGACGTCTACCTCTCCTGGCAAGCCACTCTCGCCACACACCCCTCACACGCCAGCGATTCCGTCTCGGCTGAGTGAGAATTCTATTATTGATTATCAAGCTCCGGGGCAGGTGACCCGCCGTGCTGGTAGGAGTTCTGGTGTCACTGttgccgaggaagacgaagCCGAAGATATGGAGACTCCTGTCGCGCAGGAGGGCGGGCGAGGCACGGGTGCTATTGACATTCCGCTATCGCCCAGGTTGTACCATGTGGGCAACCCGAACCGGCGATCTAGCTCGGTGGTGCAGCAGCACCGTTCGCTGGCGGCTGATGTGGATTCGTATCCTGGCCAGCGCAGCGCCAGTGTTGAGGCGGGTGCAGACAAGGATGTACCGACATTGAGCACGCTGCTTGCCTATCAGGGAGGTGCAGGCGGGCAGAGTTCTACTGCGGCAGAAGGCAGTAGCGCGGGAAACAAGGATGGGAGTGAGAGTCTAGGAGATGTGCCGCCGGCGGCTATCGCCAGTCCTTTCGGTGGTCGGGGCGTGCGATATCCCGTCAGGACGAATAGGCCAAACTCATTTTCATCGGCGAGGCTGGGCACCAGTGTGGATGGTCCGACGGAAGAGCCGTTGCTCTTTGAACTGAGTGAATTGGGacctgggaggaggagcctaGAAGACGGAAGTAATGAACGGGAACCGGGGTTGCGAGGAGTTTTGAGGAAAGGATGGTCATGA
- a CDS encoding hypothetical protein (COG:D; COG:Z; BUSCO:EOG092603SM; EggNog:ENOG503NV04) has protein sequence MTHLLWKSYWEDDVDKFRRLLSPAGQGAQNAARSSNIGAAGSPGHGHGTPPRPTPKSRKTQGHWNGSLGRNEVNSRDHAGLTILLRAASSTAENAVSFVEALLGHPAIDIYAQDPESGWNALHRALYAGNISIARMLLEKERADLTGHMISVNRVGQLIKTKDHEGNSPFDLYNSTIGERNLKDWDSAQVVDDGSDSDDPEETVESITAASHRNGIGEDLYAFGSNRNLSLGFGDEDDRQFPERVFLNRPDHLLQRFYNEYLEEIGAQRPASQDLSKIPALVLNRPLVIQDVVLSKLHSAVLTTDPVSNLYICGVGRGGRLGLGDENTRFTYVPVQGPFVDRRVVQVALGQNHTMAVDDTGALWTWGSNAQSQLGYALPAPARKDEEPISTIPRQVFGALKKEVVLGVAASSVHSVAHTGASLYCWGKNLGQLALMDADSRSLEHQQTPRKVAASLFSSPIVMVSAIDKATTILLQNHTVCIFTGYGYHIVKFPFASFDYIGNLRLSNRHEVGWNQVSYITSGGETIAALTKRGDLFTMNLDHKMETNPPATSTTNPSKLKGAVTAPQRIWNASKDGVCSVGVGENGSVILSTKSGAVWRRIKRVKGKGASSANNISESKRNFKFQRVPYITKVATVRASAYGAFAAIREDSEVMKQQLAVDEQTLWDDVAPLNCLEGFEASEDGESTQESRKFWENPDLEARLGDIAYEILRSPDLERDLAQHLAMWGCRNEPLDTVVCVSSAPELKIPVHSWLLSARSSVLRRALSEFRGTGSYAHELFTVHKDDDDGSKTVVCLQGLDLLTLLNLVLFAYRDRVVPVWNYTRHAPALAYRYRQVRLEVMRLAARLEMHNLEAAARLQVEPERCMDEDFRAALKGDRRRFFEDGDALLELDGTEVAVHSRFLCRRCPWFEGLFFGRSGGAWLAGRRQQEERIIRLDMKHMDSTAFGYVLQYLYADAGDELFDSAVCDTFDDFLDLVMEVMSTANYLMLDRLAQICQKVMGRFANIRNIAHFLNAIGPCSVTEFKDAGLEYICLQLETMLENHLLDELDEDLLLELDAVVRDNQLAHYPYLASYRAQLSSQLDDAELAEDVLEERQVRVREMGFKVQKEEERKMGVVSGRTKFGSLEEGSLFTPTPDRVRKGRNEPFSPDLKAKVEQGDMMFDMEGEEEDDSSPINSPSLRPRKTGEVPAEDKIAPLGSSVKGKGKKVWMSLEQSSPPVIPYSAPSAAKPTLAATRPVDVGGTTSVKTGTPWGGAAAVLTEKLDLRGIIQSESPKSALSAGLAAQKVKEGGAPRPAQGKMSQKEKKRQQQAEKDAQLAMAASKAEQQSKNAWERAKDESASAAPWKLATIKGRGGPKPPVQPSPQLLPPAVKPVQTIRNASPDTRFAGQRSTPSSSASKPPAVPAKKEEPLVPHSKNYIMPAHKLERDLMAGFTMEDIMQQEIRVKESVKEAAAKRSLEEIQQEQAFQEWWDAEEKRMREEEGRRLGGVGAGGSKKEGGNKRGRGEERWGWWW, from the coding sequence ATGACTCATCTCTTGTGGAAATCCTACTGGGAAGACGATGTCGACAAGTTTCGACGCCTCCTCTCGCCCGCCGGCCAGGGCGCTCAGAATGCCGCGCGGAGTTCGAACATAGGGGCTGCGGGGAGTCCTGGCCATGGCCATGGCACGCCACCGAGACCGACTCCAAAGTCGCGCAAGACTCAGGGGCATTGGAATGGATCGCTTGGTCGGAACGAAGTCAACAGCCGTGACCATGCCGGTCTGACGATATTGCTGCGCGCAGCCTCCTCGACCGCCGAAAACGCCGTTTCTTTTGTCGAAGCTCTGCTCGGGCACCCCGCCATTGACATCTACGCCCAGGACCCGGAGAGTGGTTGGAATGCGCTCCATAGGGCTCTGTATGCGGGCAACATTTCCATTGCGAGGATGCTTCTTGAAAAGGAACGCGCCGACTTGACAGGGCACATGATTTCGGTGAACCGAGTGGGACAGCTTATCAAGACGAAAGACCACGAAGGCAACAGTCCGTTTGACTTGTACAACTCGACGATTGGAGAACGTAATTTGAAGGATTGGGATAGTGCCCAAGTGGTCGACGATGGGTCGGATAGTGATGACCCGGAGGAAACTGTTGAGAGCATCACAGCCGCGAGTCACCGGAACGGCATCGGAGAAGACCTGTATGCCTTTGGAAGCAACAGAAACCTATCCTTGGGCTTTGGGGACGAGGACGATCGTCAGTTTCCCGAGCGAGTGTTTCTAAACCGCCCAGACCACCTCCTGCAACGATTTTACAATGAGTATCTCGAAGAAATCGGCGCCCAACGACCGGCGTCACAGGATCTGTCCAAGATTCCTGCTTTGGTCCTGAACCGGCCATTGGTGATTCAGGATGTCGTGCTCTCCAAGCTCCACAGTGCAGTTCTAACAACAGATCCGGTTTCTAACCTTTACATCTGCGGTGTTGGACGTGGTGGCCGGCTGGGTCTCGGTGATGAGAACACGCGCTTCACCTACGTTCCTGTGCAGGGCCCCTTTGTCGATCGCAGGGTTGTCCAGGTGGCTCTGGGACAAAATCACACCATGGCTGTTGATGACACGGGTGCTTTGTGGACCTGGGGCAGCAATGCCCAGTCACAGCTAGGGTATGCGCTTCCTGCTCCGGCGAGGAAGGACGAGGAGCCCATCAGCACCATACCTCGTCAAGTTTTTGGTGCCTTGAAAAAGGAGGTTGTTCTTGGCGTCGCTGCCTCATCGGTACACTCGGTTGCTCACACGGGTGCATCGCTTTACTGCTGGGGCAAGAATCTTGGCCAGCTGGCCTTGATGGATGCTGACTCGAGATCGCTTGAACACCAGCAAACCCCTAGAAAGGTGGCCGCGTCCCTTTTCTCGTCGCCGATTGTCATGGTCAGCGCCATTGACAAGGCGACAACCATCCTGCTGCAGAACCACACAGTATGCATCTTCACGGGCTATGGTTATCATATTGTCAAATTCCCGTTCGCGAGCTTTGACTACATCGGCAACCTCAGATTGTCAAATCGGCATGAAGTAGGTTGGAATCAGGTCAGCTACATCACCTCGGGCGGAGAAACCATTGCGGCGTTGACGAAACGGGGTGATTTGTTCACCATGAATCTGGATCACAAGATGGAAACGAACCCACCGGCCACATCGACGACGAACCCCTCCAAACTCAAGGGCGCCGTGACGGCACCTCAACGGATCTGGAATGCCAGTAAGGACGGGGTCTGTTCGGTTGGTGTCGGGGAAAATGGTTCGGTGATTCTCAGCACCAAGTCTGGAGCTGTGTGGCGAAGGATCAAGCGTGTAAAAGGCAAGGGCGCTTCTTCCGCCAACAACATTTCGGAATCGAAGAGGAATTTCAAGTTCCAGCGCGTCCCTTATATCACCAAGGTTGCTACTGTTCGGGCCTCCGCGTATGGGGCTTTTGCTGCTATCCGGGAGGACTCGGAGGTGATGAAGCAGCAGCTGGCGGTGGATGAGCAGACTCTGTGGGATGATGTGGCGCCGTTGAACTGTCTGGAGGGGTTTGAGGCTTCTGAGGATGGGGAATCCACGCAAGAAAGCCGGAAGTTTTGGGAGAACCCTGATCTTGAGGCACGACTTGGGGATATCGCTTATGAAATCTTGAGGTCCCCGGATCTGGAGAGAGACTTGGCTCAGCACCTGGCCATGTGGGGATGCCGAAACGAACCATTGGACACGGTCGTTTGCGTGTCGTCCGCCCCTGAGCTCAAGATTCCTGTGCACAGCTGGTTACTCTCTGCGCGCAGCTCGGTACTCCGACGAGCGTTGTCAGAGTTTCGGGGGACGGGCAGCTACGCACATGAGTTGTTCACCGTTCAcaaggacgacgacgacggcagcAAAACGGTCGTTTGCCTCCAGGGCTTGGACCTGCTCACGCTGTTGAACCTCGTGCTTTTTGCCTACAGGGACCGGGTGGTTCCGGTATGGAACTATACGCGGCATGCTCCTGCGCTGGCGTACCGGTACCGCCAGGTGCGGTTGGAGGTCATGAGACTGGCCGCGCGACTCGAAATGCACAACCTTGAGGCTGCGGCGAGGCTGCAGGTGGAACCGGAGAGGTGCATGGATGAGGACTTTCGGGCTGCGCTCAAGGGGGACAGGAGGCGGttttttgaggatggggatgcgCTGCTCGAGCTTGATGGGACGGAGGTGGCTGTTCACAGCAGGTTTTTGTGCAGGCGGTGTCCGTGGTTTGAGGGCTTGTTCTTTGGGCGGTCCGGGGGGGCGTGGCTTGCTGGTCGTaggcagcaggaggagaggattaTCAGGCTTGATATGAAGCACATGGACTCTACGGCGTTTGGGTATGTGTTGCAGTATCTTTACGCAGATGCGGGGGATGAGCTGTTTGACTCGGCGGTTTGCGACACGTTTGATGACTTTTTGGATCTGGTCATGGAGGTCATGTCGACTGCGAACTATTTGATGCTGGACCGACTGGCGCAGATATGCCAGAAGGTCATGGGACGGTTTGCGAATATTCGGAATATTGCGCATTTTCTCAATGCGATTGGGCCGTGTTCGGTTACCGAGTTCAAGGACGCGGGGTTGGAGTATATTTGTCTTCAGCTGGAGACGATGCTGGAGAATCACTTGCTTGACGAGCTGGATGAGGACTtgttgctggagctggaTGCTGTGGTGAGGGATAACCAGCTGGCGCATTATCCTTATCTGGCGAGTTATCGGGCGCAGCTGAGCAGTCAGTTGGATGATGCGGAGTTGGCGGAGGATGTACTTGAGGAGAGGCAGGTTAGGGTTAGGGAGATGGGGTTCAAGGtgcagaaggaggaggagaggaagatgggtGTTGTGAGTGGGAGGACCAAGTTTGGGAgtctggaggaggggagtttGTTCACGCCTACGCCTGATAGGGtcaggaaggggaggaacgAGCCTTTTAGTCCGGATTTGAAGGCGAAGGTGGAGCAGGGGGATATGATGTTTGAcatggagggggaggaggaggatgattcCTCGCCTATCAACAGTCCTTCCCTGCGACCCCGAAAGACTGGTGAAGTACCCGCGGAGGACAAGATCGCACCGCTGGGGAGCTcggtgaaggggaaggggaagaaagTCTGGATGAGCCTTGAGCAGTCGTCGCCTCCGGTCATCCCGTATTCCGCGCCTAGTGCTGCAAAACCTACACTTGCTGCTACCCGTCCCGTGGATGTAGGTGGTACTACTTCAGTCAAGACGGGGACTCCGTGGGGTGGTGCGGCTGCTGTGTTGACGGAGAAGCTTGACCTGAGGGGCATCATCCAGTCGGAGAGCCCCAAGTCGGCGCTGTcggcggggttggcggcgcagaaggtgaaggaggggggtgcCCCACGGCCTGCTCAAGGAAAGATGAGccagaaggagaagaagaggcagcagcaggcggaGAAGGACGCTCagttggcgatggcggcatCGAAGGCGGAGCAGCAGTCGAAGAATGCGTGGGAACGAGCCAAAGATGAGTCCGCGTCCGCGGCACCGTGGAAGCTGGCTACTATCAAAGGCCGGGGTGGACCTAAACCTCCTGTTcagccatcaccacaactcctccctcccgccGTCAAACCGGTACAGACAATAAGGAACGCCTCCCCCGACACGAGGTTTGCGGGTCAGCGTTCTACTCCTTCATCCAGCGCTTCCAAACCTCCTGCTGTTCCTGCAAAGAAGGAAGAGCCCCTGGTGCCGCACTCGAAAAATTACATTATGCCTGCGCACAAGCTGGAGAGGGACTTGATGGCGGGCTTCACGATGGAGGATATCATGCAGCAAGAGATTAGAGTCAAAGAGAGCgtgaaggaggcggcggcgaagaggagCTTGGAGGAGATTCAGCAGGAGCAGGCGTTTCAGGAGTGGTGGGatgcggaggagaagaggatgagggaggaggaggggaggaggttgggtggtgttggggcgGGAGGGAGTAAAAAGGAGGGTGGTAACAAGAGGGGacggggggaggagaggtgggggtggtggtggtga